The DNA window CTTTCCACCGTCACAGGTTTTGCAATAACCATGCCTTTATTCTGTAAATACTGACTCTTAAAGTCAGATAATAACtctaatgaataataatataactcttaattaattaataagaaTAATCTATTTTTTTTCCAAGGTCAAGAAAAGGAGTTTGTCGCTGCTCTAGACAGATATTTTCTCTCACACATCAATACATAGATAGATttaactttattgtcattgctcAGTACAAGTACAAGGCAACAAAATGTTGTCTACCATCTACCACAAGTGCAAATAGTGGCACTGTGCAAAAACCGAATAGTACAagacaaaatgtacaaaaattaTGAATACAAGGAAATATAAATATGGTCAAATGAAACaaattatgcacacacacattatatatgtattatatatactaGTAGCTAATTAAACTGGTCAATGCAGATACGAAGAGCAAAAAGGAGTATGAGAATGAATATGAATCATGAATATGAAGCATCAGTGTTTTGTCACTGGGTTCAGTGGAAATAAATCAGTGCCTGGTAATAAATTAAGATATGCTGGAAATGCTATTCTATTTCAAATTACACTAAAAAAGTATTTCTTCTTTCCATGCAGTGGTGTACAGACAACAATGCTGAGGCATTTTTTTTCCAGCATGTCTGTTTTTGTATGACTACGATGGAACTCAAGAGACTGCCGAATGTCACAGAGACCAACAAGTCAGGCTCATCATATTGGACttaatgagagagaaagactatTGATTACACTATTAGGGTAGCAGAATGTTTATGAACTTTAGGGTCAAGAAATGTCAGTTTCTGCAGCTAATCTCAATGTGCTGTTTTCTGTCTGTGCTTATGGTCTGCTGGGAGCAGGTAGATCATCATGTAGTGAGCCATGTGAAGTCGTACTCTTACCGTTACTTGATAAATAGCTATGACTTTATCAACAAAAGCTTCAGTGTAAACCGCGAGGAAGCTGACAGCTTTGGCAGCTTTCCGTACCTCATCAACCACAAGGATACGTGTGCAGACAGTGAGGTGCTGCTCCTCCTGTTTGTCAAATCATCTCCAGAGAACTTTGAGAGAAGGCAGGCAATCCGCTCCACATGGGGGAACCAGACTTACATCAGGAGCAAGTTAGGCGTCACTGTGAAAGTGGTTTTTGTTATGGGCATCCACCCAAATCAGCATAGGAGAGATACTCTTCAGAGGAAGCTCTTTGCTGAAGATCGGGTCCATGGGGACGTGGTCCAGCAGGAGTTCTCTGACACCTTCCACAACCTTACTGTGAAGCTTCTGCTGCAATTCCGTTGGGCGCATGCCAACTGTGCCCATGCCCGCTTCCTTATGtctgctgatgatgatgtttTCATCCACATTCCCAATCTGGTGCACTACCTGCAGGCCCTCAGCCAGCAGAACGTTCAAGACTTCTGGGTGGGTCACGTCCACAGAGGAGCCCCTCCAATTCGGCGGCGAGACAGCAAGTACTACGTGCCCGTTCAGATGTACCAGTGGGCTTCCTACCCCGACTACACAGCTGGCGCAGGGTATGTGGTTTCCAGAGACGTGGCTGCCAAAATTTACCAGGCCACTTTGTCCCTTAATGCCTCTCTCCACATTGATGATGTTTTCATGGGCATGTGTGCCATCACGGTTGGGGTTTCGCCCCAGGAACACCTTTATTTCTCTGGTGAGGGAAAAGCTCCTTACCACCCATGCATTTATGAAAAGATGATCACCTCACATGGACATGAGGATGACATTGGATATCTCTGGAGGGTGGCAACTGACCCAGAGGTATATGGTGTATCTTCAGGATTCTTAGGCAAGCTATACTGCACAGCTGTGAAAATAATGCTCCTTTGTAAGCCTTACTATTCTAACACCTATTCCTGCAGAGCCGCATTTTTTTGACACACTGGGAAAAGGACTACAAACGTTGATGCAGTATTTAattatgtgtttaaatatgaacTAAGCAGAAATGTGAGTTAACAGCTGAG is part of the Salminus brasiliensis chromosome 17, fSalBra1.hap2, whole genome shotgun sequence genome and encodes:
- the b3gnt5a gene encoding lactosylceramide 1,3-N-acetyl-beta-D-glucosaminyltransferase A, producing the protein MFMNFRVKKCQFLQLISMCCFLSVLMVCWEQVDHHVVSHVKSYSYRYLINSYDFINKSFSVNREEADSFGSFPYLINHKDTCADSEVLLLLFVKSSPENFERRQAIRSTWGNQTYIRSKLGVTVKVVFVMGIHPNQHRRDTLQRKLFAEDRVHGDVVQQEFSDTFHNLTVKLLLQFRWAHANCAHARFLMSADDDVFIHIPNLVHYLQALSQQNVQDFWVGHVHRGAPPIRRRDSKYYVPVQMYQWASYPDYTAGAGYVVSRDVAAKIYQATLSLNASLHIDDVFMGMCAITVGVSPQEHLYFSGEGKAPYHPCIYEKMITSHGHEDDIGYLWRVATDPEVYGVSSGFLGKLYCTAVKIMLLCKPYYSNTYSCRAAFF